The genomic interval GATGAAAACCAACACTCTTCTGTTTACACTCCCTAGCTCTCATCctactggaaaataatttttaatgcatatttcCATGGAATTATTACATACAGAAAAATGGACAAATCCTTAATACAGCTCACTGTCTTTTCAGAAAATGAACATACTTGATATCAGCATCTTGGAGAAATGAAACATTATTAGCATCCCAAGTGCTACACAAATTACCCCTTAAAATCACTGCCACTTCAAACATAACAGATAACTCAATACCCTATGCTATAGCTGTTTTGCCTGTTTTGAATTTATGTAAATGAAATAGTAGAGTGTGAACTGTTTTGCATCTGGTGTCTTTAACTCagcactatgtttatgacatttaTCCAtaatactgtttttaattttagttcttCATTCTTATTACtgtatagtattccactgtgaATACTGCACAATTTATAACCCATCCTACTGTATGTGGATATTTGGGTTGGTGTAAGGTTTGGCTGtttgaataatactgctataaacattctcATACATATCCTTCAACAGACATGTATGTacatttctgttctgtatataCCTAAGGTGGAGTTGCTGCTCATTCAGTAAGTGCATGTCCACTTTTAGTAGATATTTCCAAATAGTttttcaaagtggttgtaccCGTTTACACTGACTGCTATCAGCAGCATATGGATGTACCAGTTCCTCAACATTGTTACCAACATCTGGTattatctgttttttattttatcccTCTGGAAAGCACTTTTAAACCTTTATCTTCTAgctttttaaatactttcttctCACTAAAGAATATGCTTGTAACTTTTTCATAAACTTAAATTTCACTCTATTGTTGTTGGTATCCTATACACTTTAAATTTCCCTCATCCATATAGTTATCTCATTATTTTCTCTGCTTAAACTGAAACCTCCACTTACTCCACTAACaaccatttattattttcttgtatGAAAGAAACtaatagaattattatttttccttttgtttctcccTTACACTTCCAAACCTCTCAAAAATGAGTTTTTACTTCTATGTAGTCAGGATTAATAGTACTTTTTACTCTTTGACAATAGTTAAgagtttcttgttttgtttatagATGTTTTAAAACATCTATTGCTGAAAAGCAATATTACAAATTTATCTTTAATGACCATATAAATTATGAATGCTCTGCAGCTAAAGATCACCAGGAACACATTTATCAGAACAAAGTTGGGTTTACTGACTTATAATGAGGGAGACTGCACACCATGGAGAACCATTGATCAATGCAAGTAAGAGCATCCTACCAAGAAGTTAGAGGATCTGGGCTTAGGTGATTCGGGGTAGGGTGCAAGGaaatctcctttccttttttaaaaattccatctcTTTGCTACAGTATACACCCTCAAGTGGCTTTTTAAGAGAAGGTGCACAAATACAGACTTTCTGTATCTCTGCATGTCTGAAAATGCGGTTTTCACTTCTGCTTCactgtatacatatacattcaaTATACATTCTAACAATTCATGTCTTgtcatatctgaaattatttcatCTCTAGTACTATTTCCTTAATAGTTGTATTCCTAGCTTATTTTTTCTGAGACTTGAGCTTGTTGGATATTGAACAATTTAAATCATTTCTCTATGTTTCTTATATTTCTCCTATATATCTTTGGTTTTCCCTCTATATCATCATTTAACATCTTTCAGTCACCTTGagtatttttatgaaattttcaattttaatgGAGTATTTAAATCCCTAGCTGTTTTCTTATTATCTGATTGTATCTTTTCCATAGTAGCACTTGGAATTTTCAAAGTTCGTTTTATTTCCTAAATGATCTGTTTCCTGGagttcccatttctttttttgtgtgtttctgtgtaaCTTTTGGTTTTCCTAAGTCTGGTGAGAGATGTGTTCATATGTAAGAAAAAGAATTGAGTATCTGATGGGTACAATTGTTGTTTTGCTAGGTCTTATCAGCTTTTATGTGATAAGGTAGTCTGCACCCAAGTTTCTGTCCTGAGTGGATTTTCTGACAAGCTGCTCCACATGAGGCAGTGCAGAGCCAGGTTTATAAAATATCAGACTTCAAGAAGCATTGTGATGAATGGGCAAAGAACTCTTTTCAGGATGTGGCCCTGCAAGTGTTAGGATACAAAAATTTTATGCTGGGATTCCTAAAGTTTTCACTAAAATATTCTAGTGTTCTccaaaaaaattcctttttatttcttaagaaatGAGACTTAATGTTTTTGGAAGAAGGCCTGGAggaagactgctgctgctgctgctaagtctcttcagtcatgtctgactcttgcagagGAAggctaataattattaaaattacatgttacatatatttttcatattacatACTTTCTATGTACTTTACTGTTTTCTAAATTCTGTACACATATCTCATTTACTCGTTTAAATAATGGTACAATTGGTAAACCAAGTTTAGAGATGAACAAACTGAACAAACAGAGttaaagtaacttgcccaaggctacCTAGCTAATAAGTAGTGGAATCAGGATTTGACTCCAGGCAGCCTGACCCCAAAGACATCGCTtttttgtctttactttttaaattttgaaatctaTTAAACATTCCAAAAAATGTACACAATGTATatgtgcaatttaaaaataataaaatcttcaCCATCTACTTAAGATTTAGAACAATGCCAAGACGTTGGAAATCCTTGTGTGCCTCCACCATAACATCTTCCACTTGCATTAAAATCAACCACTATCCTGCATTTTTATTAATTACTTGTTATTCTTTGTAGTTGTATCAGAAATGCATATATTGCTAAATAATACATTGTTTGATCTTGTCTGTCTTTGATGTGTCTTTGATCTGTGTTAGATATCTTGTCTGATCTTGTCTGTCTTTGCAATTTATGTAAATGGAATGATACAGTATGGACATCTGTGGGCTTGCTTTTCTCATTCATTAGGGTATTGAACTCATCAGTGTTAAATGCAGTTCATTCATTTACACCGCTCTACAGCATCCCATTATATAAATACACCCTCACCTTTACATTCATTTTATTGTAGATTTTTGGGTTGCCCCAAGAATTTGGCTATCATAACAATACTGATATAAGCATTCTTGAATATATCTCCTCATGCACTTGGGCAAGAGTTCCTTTTGGGTACAGGCATATCTAGGAAGGTCCAACCCAGGTCATAGCAAGAACTGGAATGATATCAAACTAAGTAAAATAGACTATTAAAAGATGCCAACACTGAGATGAAAAAAATGTTGGAGATACCtgacaaagatttttaaatgggtGATGAAAAACGCCTCAATAAGCAACATTAAACATgcttgaaataaaagaaaagtatTCTCAGAAATGTAAAGTTGtaacaaggaaataaaagatatataaagAACTACCAATGAaaattttagagattaaaaatacaattattgaAGAACTCAGTGGACAAGCTTAACAACAGGAAGACAAAGAGTCAATGAACTAGAAGATACAACAATAGCATTTACCCAATTtgagcaaaagagagaaaacagactaAAAAATTAACAGAGCTTCAGAGACCTATTGGACAATAACAAGAGACCTAACTTTTGTGTCATTGGAATCCCAGAAGGAGAGAAGACCTTCCACATTTGGCAAAAGATAGAGATCCACAGATATAGGAAGccaaacaaatccaaaacaagataaaaaaataCACCTGAAAAGATATAGTCAAATTTCTGAAAactgaagagaagggaaaagtctgaaaagcagTGACAGATAAATGACACATTATACATAGAGCGATAACAATCTGAATGAGAgtagatttctcatcagaaaccaagaAAGTCAGAAGAAAATGGCACAGTATTTTCCAACTGATAAAAAGAACAATTAACCCAGAATTCTACATGCAGTGAAAATACCCTTCTGGAATAAAATTTGTTGCTATAAGGCCTACACTATTAAAAATGGCTAAAGTGAGCTCTCCAAACAGAAAGGAATCAATGATAAAAGGAATCTTGGAACATCAGGAAAGAAGAACGAACACAGTAAACAAAAATATGGGTAAACACCATAGACTTTCCTTCTCTTTAGAATTTAGCTTTCTAAGTTATGTTTGATGGTTGAATCCAAAATTATAACACTGTCTATGTTCAAAATTTCTATACAGGAAATATTTAAGACAATTATAAATGGGGAACAGTAAATGTATGTAATGGTACTTAAGTTTTCCACCCTTGCATATGTAAAATGACAACCAGTaaaccctgaaggaaatggcaacccactccagtattcttgcctggaaaatcctatggacagaggagcctggtaggccacagtccatggggttgccaagagtcagacacaactgaacgacttcatttcacttcaaacCCTGACAAGTTATGTGTGGGCCAACTCCTATAAAAACTATGCAAAAGGACACACTAAAACCCACCATAGATAAAGTAGAACTCTAAAAACTGTTCTAATAACCCACAGAAAGGCAGGAAAActaaaatgaagacagaaaagacagacaaatagaaaacaacaaaaaaataaaactatagactTAAGCTTTAATATAtcagtaattacattaaatgtaaatgttttGAACACACCAATTAAAACATGACCAGAATGGGTTTTCAAAAATGGGCCAACCATATGCTAGCTATAAGAAACTTCACTCCAGATATAAAGACACAGGCAGattgaaagtaaaaagaaaaatatgcaaggAAAATGACCAGAGGGAGTGTAgaacattatataatgataaagacaatgctaaatatatacataccaaacaacagagatgaataatatgttaagcaaaaactgacagaactgaaaggagaaacagaTCCATAATTAAAGCTGGAGATTTAAAACCCTCTCTGAACCCTATTTCAACTCATGGAAcaactagacagaaaatcaacaaaaatacAGAAGAACTCAACCAACAACCAACATATTTATAGAACACCCAACAATtccagaatacacattcttctcagatGCTCAGAGATCATATAGAACACAGACCACATAAATAAGCCTAATACAAACTTcaaccaatttttaaaactgaaatcatacagcATGGGTTTTCCAACTACAATGGACTCAAactaaaaataacagtaaaataacaggaaaatctTCAAATACTTGGATACTAAACAATACACTTCTAATTAATCCATGGGTCGATGACAAAGTCACAAGggaaatttttcaaatatattgaaGTGAACTGGAAACATAAaaacaacatatcaaaatttatAAGACATAGTTAAAGTGGTGCAGAGAGGGAATTTTATGGTACaaaatgcatatattagaaaagaggaaaagtctCAATCATCTAAGCTCCTACCTCAAGCATgtaggaaaagaaggggaaaataaacccacagcaagcaggaggtaggaatatatatatatatattttatatatatatataatatatataaacaaatgaaattcaaaacaaaaaaaattagtgaaataaaGAGCtggttttttaataaaattgataaaattggCAAATATATAGCAATGCTGGCAAAAGACTTTTTTCAATGATTTCGGTTTTCAAATGTGTTTAGCAtcaaattgtttatattttcaaacttttctgcAGCATGTATCCCATCCCATCAGTTGAAAGGTTTCCCTAAGTTATTGGCTTATATATCATCTCTATCTTTTCCCTGAATACTGTGTTTTCCTTACATGTAactaaatttagaaatatttccaAGAGTTTCAATTCATCCTTGAAGTTTAGTCTTTATCTtccatttttaataaagtttaaaactttaaattttattacagaatgaaagaaagacaaatgtatgGCATATAAATGGAAATCAGCAATGAAATGGTTGTAAgttaactaaataaaattaagtttaataTACATGACAATGTTTCATCAGTTAAATTATTATTTCAATTCACTGGTAATAATCCAGCTAAATTAATCTTGAAAGGTAACTTCCAGTTAGCATGCATGAGCAAAAAGAGCATGGCGCATGGTGATTTTTTACATTGTTTAGCTTTCCGTGTCCAGAGGAGACCAAGATTGTGCCATCTAGTTATTAAAATTAACCTGAAAAATACTGATATAATTAATACAATTCCCAGTAAATCAcagaaatgttctttatcttgagAGAAATGTGGGTTACACAGATGGATCCATTTGTTAAAAATGCTACAGTTAAGATTGGTGCATTTCAATTTGTGTAAACATGACCTTAAGAAAAGAACTATGCAAAACTGAACATTGACTGGGAGACGTAAAACAGAGGAAAAGGTAGAGATGAAACAAGACAGAACGTTGTGAAGTTGGGAGATGTGAACGCGAAAGTTTATGCTGTTTACTTTGCATATGTTGAACTTTgtccatgataaaaaaaattttaaatgaattagtcCTTGTGAGACGGGTTTATAAAAGCAAAGTCAATTCAACTCTACTTTAGCAAATCCAAGCAACTGAGAAGCATTTTCCTGAAGGAGTCTAATGCAATCCACTTTCCAAAAACGGAGTTTCTTCACATACCCAACTGACATCTCTTTGGGTTACATTAAGATATTACCTTCTTTCTATTATAGCAACCAGTGCTCTCACAGACATTTCAATGATCTAATTTGATTTTTATACATACTGTACTATCAATAAgtgaaatctgttttaaaatgcaaataattttatAAGCTGTATTTGAGGATGCCTGCAGGCAAAGAGAGTGAATAAAGAACTCTGTGGATGCCAGAGATGGCATTAAGTTGGAATCAGAACTCAGAATGTCCACTGAAAGGAGAAAGCATTTAGGACTGAGCTACAAATAATTTTGTTTCAGAGAAGAAGGTAAACCCATCCAAGATGTTTCTGATTGTTGGTTTTACTTTATCAGTGTTATTTCATTATTCAAATGCTCAGGGGAGTCTGTTTTCAGCAACATTTACCAAGTGAACAATGGAGGCTGCTGACAGtgatcttaattttatttttctgggtataTAGAGTTGCTTTTCAACTGTAAAATGATTTCATTTGTTCagaatttagattttatttagCTTTATTTTAGCTAGAGTTgaagtattttgaaaaatatcctCATTTTTAACCTTCCATCATTCACTCCTTACCTGAAGTGAATTTTGCTTGAATTCAAATCATTTCACCTCTACATAAATACAAAATCATTCTGAAGCAAATTATGTTTGATATTTTTGTATGCTTAGATATGCACTGACCCATTTATTGCATTCTCAGGAAATACAGATATATTTTCCAGTTCATCTGAGCAGAAATTGGTGAGATAGGAATGAACATAGTCATAATGAACTATTACGGAATTTCAGGGTATCCATTCAAATATAATCCACTTTTCACACTACATTATTTGGTCTGTATTTATAGGACCAACTGTTATCCTTGTTGTGAAAGAATGGTAGAGGTGATTCttgaatgtttgttttctacattgcATTATGCCCTTATAACAGGGTAATACATTTGGACTTTGATTAATTAATACACACAGCAGCGAAATTTGGCCAAAAAGttacaataaaatgaacaaccctGATAAAATCATGGCCATTTCTACcaatacaaaaatgaaatggATTCCTAAAATGCTTACTTATGACACATACCAAATTACTCCTGGTCcctcttttaaataatttaatttgattTGATACTTCTATAATACCTATTTCTTGGCCTCAATTTTCCTAATAGCCTAAGTGTTCCCTTTATTGTGCAGGTGTGACCACAAAACAACGGTAAGTAtgtttttcattccattttattaGTCATATAGTTTAGAGAAATAAGTGTGTAAGATTGATCTTGCTAACCAACTTTTACATTTTGTATAGTGTGTCAGTGGGACAATAGTATACTTGTCAGATTCAGAAATTACACTGCTCCTCAGAGATAAACTGCACTACCAATGAATAAAAGTTAGTTATAGGAAGTTTACATTACCTGAGGGAATGACTCTGAAATGTGTTAGCATGTATTAGAATCCTTAAAGAGAAAGATTGACTTACAGATTTGTTAGTACAGCCAGAAGGCCAGAAACTTCGATTCaagttatgaaaaagaaaaaaatcccaagaCTCCCAGATAAGTCTTTATGCACGTGATTCACTCACTGCAGCCTGAGAAACTCAGCGTTTTCCTTAAAACCTTTATAAAGTTTACATTTTGGATGTGGTGTTGACTGAAGCACCCCCACGAAGTTACTCATTTGAACGCATGGTGGCAGTGCAGGCTAAGAGTGGATAAAAACTCTGCAGACTCGGTGGACTCCATTTCAGAGACGCcgaagaaaaaaatatagaactCATTTACAGGTAAAGCTAAGACAGAAGTGTTCGGGGTGCAGTCGCTGCCAGACGAGTTATAGGAACGAATTTGAAATTCTGGAGCAGACATTTTGAAGGGTCAACAGTGTACACAGTGATTGGGATTGGAAAAAGATTTTTCCTCTGGAACCAGAcataacaatggaaatggtgCAAATGAAACTACATCAGAAGAAAAGGCAAGTGATGATCTTCATTACATTAATTCTTTCGTGGGAGGCAGGTTCAGAATCGATTCGGTATTCTGTACtggaagagacagaaagtggCACGTTTGTGGCCAACCTGACAAAAGACCTGGGACTCAGGATGGGAGAGCTGGCTGCCCGGGGCGCCCGAGTTGTTTTTAAGGGGAATAGACAGCATTTGCGGCTTGATCCAGACACCGGTGATTTGCTGCTGAATGATAAACTGGACCGGGAGGAGCTGTGCGGCTCCACTGAGCCCTGCGTGCTACCCTTCCAAGTGTTACTGGAAAATCCCTTTCGGTTATTTCAGGCTGCCTTGGTAATTACTGATATAAATGACCACGCCCCGGAGTTCCCTGCTAGAGAAATGCAACTAAAAATATCAGAAATTACTATACCAGGTAAAGTATTTCCTTTGAAAATGGCACAAGATTTAGACGCTGGTAGCAACAGCCTTCAGAGCTACATAATCAGCTCCAACCCTCACTTCCACATTCTCACTAGAAACCGCAAGGACGGGAGGAAGTCCCCGGAGCTGGTACTGGACAAAGCGTTGGATCGTGAGGAGCAGTCCGAGCTCAGGCTAACTCTCACAGCGCTGGATGGCGGGTCTCCGCCTCGGTCTGGGACCACCGAGATTCAGATCCTGGTCTTGGATAGCAATGACAACGCCCCCGAGTTTGCTCAGGAGTTCTATGAGGCTCAAGTCCCTGAAAATAGCTCCCTGGGCTCTCTGGTTATCACTGTCTCAGCGAGAGATTTAGACGCAGGATCATTTGGAGAGGTGTCTTATGCCCTATTTCAGGTCGATGACGTTAACGAACCGTTCGAAATTAACGCAAATACAGGAGAAATTCGACTAAAAAAGAAATTGGATTTTGAAGAATTTCAATCATATCAGGTGGATATCGAGGCTACAGACGGTGGGGGACTATCAGGAAAATGCTCTGTAGTCATCAAGGTCCTGGATGTGAATGACAATGCTCCCCAATTGACTATGTCCTCACTGACTAGCCCCGTCCCTGAAAACCTGCCAGAGATCCTAGTGGCAGTTTTCAGTGTATCAGATGCTGATTCTGGACATAACCAACAGGTTATCTGTTCTATAGACGACAATCTCCCCTTTGTTTTAAGACCATCAGTTGAGAATTTCTACACGTTGGTAACAGAAGGCGCACTGGACAGAGAGGAAAGAGCCGAGTACAACATCACCATCACCGTCACTGACATGGGAACCCCCAGACTGAAAACCCAGCACAACATAACCGTGCTGGTGGCCGACGTCAACGACAACGCCCCCGCCTTCACCCAGACCTCCTACACCCTGTGGGTCCGCGAGAACAACAGCCCCGCCCTGCACATCGGCAGCGTCAGCGCCACAGACACAGACGCGGGCGCCAACGCCCAGGTCACCTACTCGCTGCTGCCGCCGCCCGACCCGCACCTGCCCCTCGCCTCCCTCGTGTCCATCAACCCCGACAACGGCCACCTCTTCGCCCTCACGTCCCTGGACTACGAGGCCCTGCGGGCCTTCGAGTTCCGCGTGGGCGCCGCCGACCGCGGCTCGCCCGCGCTCAGCAGCCAGGCGCTGGTGCGCGTGCTCGTGGCGGACGCCAACGACAACGCGCCCTTCGTGCTCTACCCGCTGCAGAACGCCTCGGCGCCCTGCACCGAGCTGGTGCCCAGGGCGGCCGAGCCCGGCTACCTGGTGACCAAGGTGGTGGCGGTGGACGGCGACGCGGGCCAGAACGCCTGGCTGTCGTACCAGCTGCTCAAGGCCACGGAGCCCGGGCTGTTCGGCGTGTGGGCGCACAACGGCGAGGTGCGCACGGCGCGGCTGCTGAGCGAGCGCGACGCGCCCAAGCAGCGGCTGGTGGTGCTGGTCAAGGACAACGGCGAGCCGCCGCTGTCGGCCAGCGTCACGCTGCACGTGCTGCTGGTGGACGGCTTCTCGCAGCCCTACCTGCCGCCCCCGGAAGCGGAAGCGGCGGCCGCGGCGCCGGCCGACCCGCTCACCGTCTACCTGGTGGTGGCCTTGGCGTCGGTGTCGTCGCTCTTCCTCTTCTCGGTGCTGGTGTTCGTGGCGGTGCGGCTGTgcaggaggggcggggcgggctcGGCGGGTGGCTGCCCGGTGCCCGAGGGCCACTTCCCGGGCCACCTGGTGGACGTCAGCGGCACGGGGACCCTGTCCCAGAGCTACCAGTACGAGGTGTGTCTGACGGGAGATCATAGAACTGGTGAGTTCAAATTCCTGAAGCCAATATTCCCTAACCTCTTGGTTCAGGACActgagaaagaaatcaaagaaagccCCAACTGTAGAAACAACTTTGTATTCAGTTAAATGTCGTATTTGGTTAAGTGAGCCTCTCCTTAATTTTGGCAAACCTAATTCCCATTGCAATACCTTTCTCTTAAgttgtacaaatatatatatatatattatatatatggcttccctggtggctcagtggtaaagaatctgcccacaatgttggagatccaggttcaatccctgggtcaggaagatcccctggagagagaaatggcaacccactcctgtattttggcctggagaatttcatggagagaggaacctggcaggctacagttcatgggatcacagagtcggacaggactgagtgattaacacacagaaatatatatatatatatacacacatatgtgtatatacattccAAAGCTACGCATGTCTCTGTGCTAATTGGATTTAGCATTTTTAGTTGTACTGGATATTGAGTATGTATTTTCTCCATATTTGACCTTCTCTTGGTGATTAATCTTTCCATAACTATAAATTACTCAAGTAGTataaaaagaaattctattttatatttaaatcaacTTCTTAGTTTATGTCTTttcaatgaaacattttaaaactccTGTGTAATCTTGCATTTCTGTATGTTTTTGGTGCTTTTCTTTATCAAACAGCTTTCTATTTGCAAGCTAGTGTTTGAAATTCTTTGTAACTATCTAGACTGTTCTTGTTGACTATTTTACAAAGCTATGGCCCCTGAATAGCCATGAGCATATCTTAGCATACTTGTTTCTCCAAAACTGTACATAAACATGCACTTTATTAAAGTAGTCATACACTACAATTTTGGCCATATCCCATTGTGAGCACCAATATGCTagagatttctctctctctttgtctgcTACTTACCTAGCACATTGCAATTGCTACATAAATACTCACtaatattaacataaaattattctaataataattaaaaagaaaaatcttatatAATTTGGCATTACTTCACTAAATAAAACTAagtcactgctttttaaattgttttttaaaacacagaaccTTTAATGCACTCTAAATCATTTCAAAGGACTCAAGAGGTAGAGGGTATCATATACTGCTTTGTCCTTTCTTTTGCCCTACAACTAGAAATTCAGATGTAGTTTAGTGTATGTGTTTTTCTTGGTTTCCCTGAAGTTTCTCTGCACCTGCAAAAGAGTAAGAATTTCTTCTGAGTTTTGGTTATTCTGTTCTAGTCTGGTTATTGAGTGATAATAGATTTTCACTTTGTTATTCTGCAAACATAGACAGTCTTTATCAACAAAACAGTGATCTATTTTTTATGTCCAAGTTATCTTCTTTTGTTCTTCTATGTAGCTTTCAGGTGTTTTGCAAAGTAGTTTTTTCAATTATGCTAAACTTTCATTAGTAAGAAATAagcattttttcctttaagaCAACAAGAATAGAAATATAAACTAAGATAAGAAATAAACTCAATTGCTTTATATTGTGTTCATTAAACCAAGGAAGCCATGTAATTTCCAACTAAAGTTATAGGGATATAACTATAAGGCCACTTGTATCTATTAAAGAGTTTGCTTTATAAGTTTCAAGTGTCACTCTACAGGAATTTAATTATTTGCATCTTTCCctgaattatattttttctaagaatgtaatgaaaaaatgaaaattactctTAAAGTTATCATTGAAcatatcttttcactttcatccaatCTAATACTTGAAATTAGAAAGTGATAAGTgagaacaaaattaaacaaatgacaTAAATATTGTATTTAACTTTAATGATGCCTCCATTTACTGTTAGATGTTTAAATGAAATAGTTTAATGTATGATGACAAGAAATCTGATTAAAGTTCTCACCACTGTATCTATTTCACCACTATATCTCAACATTATGAAAAAAGTTCATGTTTTTGTTTATGCCAGGAAAGTCCAATTTGTACAATTACCTAAATTAGTCTGGGTAAATAAACACTGAGAACCCACCTTTATTAacttatatatgttttttaaattactttgtgtattaatttataaattactgTGTGTATTCATAAAGTATGGATGATTGCTTACTAACTGGAGATCACTACCAGACTTTAGTGTAGACCTCATCAacacttttttttctcatcaacACTTTAAAATTCAATTAGAATTTAGTAGTAAATATGATCCAGCTAACTTCCACAAAATGAATATATCATGAAAAACAGGCCAGTTCTAttgttgcaaaataaaaatagaaaatgggaGCCAAATATCTGGATAATAATACCCATTTCACTTTCTTGAATGTAttatatatgttcatttttaacaattcctctttcatcatttttttatGCAAAGTATATAGtatgtttagggcttcccaggtggc from Dama dama isolate Ldn47 chromosome 9, ASM3311817v1, whole genome shotgun sequence carries:
- the LOC133062486 gene encoding protocadherin beta-6-like, whose amino-acid sequence is MEMVQMKLHQKKRQVMIFITLILSWEAGSESIRYSVLEETESGTFVANLTKDLGLRMGELAARGARVVFKGNRQHLRLDPDTGDLLLNDKLDREELCGSTEPCVLPFQVLLENPFRLFQAALVITDINDHAPEFPAREMQLKISEITIPGKVFPLKMAQDLDAGSNSLQSYIISSNPHFHILTRNRKDGRKSPELVLDKALDREEQSELRLTLTALDGGSPPRSGTTEIQILVLDSNDNAPEFAQEFYEAQVPENSSLGSLVITVSARDLDAGSFGEVSYALFQVDDVNEPFEINANTGEIRLKKKLDFEEFQSYQVDIEATDGGGLSGKCSVVIKVLDVNDNAPQLTMSSLTSPVPENLPEILVAVFSVSDADSGHNQQVICSIDDNLPFVLRPSVENFYTLVTEGALDREERAEYNITITVTDMGTPRLKTQHNITVLVADVNDNAPAFTQTSYTLWVRENNSPALHIGSVSATDTDAGANAQVTYSLLPPPDPHLPLASLVSINPDNGHLFALTSLDYEALRAFEFRVGAADRGSPALSSQALVRVLVADANDNAPFVLYPLQNASAPCTELVPRAAEPGYLVTKVVAVDGDAGQNAWLSYQLLKATEPGLFGVWAHNGEVRTARLLSERDAPKQRLVVLVKDNGEPPLSASVTLHVLLVDGFSQPYLPPPEAEAAAAAPADPLTVYLVVALASVSSLFLFSVLVFVAVRLCRRGGAGSAGGCPVPEGHFPGHLVDVSGTGTLSQSYQYEVCLTGDHRTELFLEASLSS